The DNA segment AAGGGGAAGGGGGCCTCGCAGCAGGGTGCAGCCGGGCTCCGATGCCCTCATCCGGCTCAGCCTCAGCCTTGAGGAGTGCGCGACCGGCGTCGACAAGTCCATCACGGTGGACACCGCGATCCTGTGCGACCGCTGCCGCGGTGGCGGAACCGCCGACGGCGGCACCGTCAAGACCTGCGACACCTGCAACGGGCAGGGCGAGGTCCAGTCGGTCCAGCGTTCTTTCCTCGGTCAGGTCGTCACGGCGAGGCCCTGCCCGGTGTGCCGCGGTTACGGCGAGGTCATCACCGACCCGTGCCAGCAGTGCGGTGGCGACGGCAGGGTCAGGGCCCGCCGCGACGTGACGGCGAAGATCCCGCCCGGTGTCGGCGACGGCATGCGGATCAGGCTTTCCGGCCAGGGCGAGGTCGGCCCAGGCGGCGGCCCGGCGGGCGACCTCTACGTCGAGATCGAGGAACAGCCGCATGAGGTCTTCTCAAGGCAGGGCAACGATCTTCACTGCCACTTGCGGATTCCCATGACCAGTGCCGCGCTCGGCGCGGTGGTACCGCTGGAGACACTCGTCGACGGCGAGCAGGAACTCGACATCGATCCGGGAACCCAGCCTGCCACCGAATTGGTGCTGACCGGAAAGGGCATGCCGAGGCTGCGTTCCTCCGGTCGCGTCGACGGCAGGGGAGACCTGCACGTGCACCTCGATGTCGTCGTGCCGACCAAACTCGACGACGAGCAGGCGGGGCTGCTGCGTGATCTCGCGCAACTGCGTGGCGAGGAAGCGCCGACTCTCGCGAGCAACGGCGGCAAGCACGGCGGCCTTTTCTCGAAACTGCGCGCGAAGAGCCGGTGACCGACAGTACGCCCGCTGTCTTCCTCGTCGACGCGCTCCCGGAAGGGGAGCGTGCCGAATTGGAAGGGACCGAGGCACGGCACGCGGTCACCGTCCGCAGGGCCCGGCCAGGTGAGGTCATCACCCTCACCGACGGCGAAGGGCACTCCGCGGACTGTGTGATCGAGGCCGTGCATCCCGGCAAACAGCCACGCCTCGGCTTGACCGTCGGGAAGCGCCGGTACGAACCCGAACCGGCGCTGCGGGTCACCATCGTCCAGGCACTGGCCAAAGGCGACCGAGGCGAACTCGCCGTCGAACTGGCGACCGAAGCGGGAGCCGACGACATCGTGCCGTGGCGGGCGGCGCGCAGTGTCGCCCGCTGGGACGAAGGCGCCAGGGGAGCCAAAGCACTCGCCAAATGGCGCGACACTGCGAAAGCCGCCGCGAAACAAGCACGAAGGGCTCGCTTCCCCTCCGTGTCGGAACCGGCGACCACCGCGCACATCGCCGAACGCGTCGCCGAAGCGGACCTCGCGCTCGTGCTCGACGCGGCGGGAACTCCCATCACGAGCCTCGATCTTCCAGCCAGGGGCCGCATTCTGCTCATCGTCGGGCCGGAAGGCGGCATCACGCGTGAAGAACACGACGCCCTCGCCGAGGCGGGAGCGACGAGTGTCCGCCTTGGACTCACCGTATTGCGGACCTCGACCGCCGCGACGGTCGCTCTCGGTGCACTCGGTGCCCTGACTGCTCGGTGGCAGTAGCCCGAACGGCCCCGTGAATATCGCCGCACCAAGGAATTTGGACGCTTTTCGCGACGAATCCTGGCGCGACTCCACTCGCAACCGTTACGCTCGTTAACGATCGGACGCACACGTTCTCGTAGTGCGACGACCCCCGCCGGACACCTCCCCCCTCGGTCCGGCGGAGCCGCGGTGGCGGGTGGAGCGACCCCCAGGCTTCACCGCTACCGCGGCACCCTAGTCGCCGGACTTCGTCCGGCTCCCTGGTTCGCGGTGAAGGTGTCTTCTTGGGGGCGTGCCCCCGAACCCCCACCGCCACCGCTCGTGGTTTCCATGGATTGCCTTTTGGTGCTGGGTTGCCGGTAAGGGGGCGATCGGTTGTTACCGTCCCCGGCTTTTCCGCGGTGCATGGAAAAGGTGCTTACCGAAACGTAGTGGGACATGCATGCGTAGCGTCGGCAACTGTCTTTTCGTTCGGTGAAAGGATTCTTCGGGTGCTTGCCAATCTGCTCCCCCAGGCGACCGGGCGGTCGCGCACCGTCGGTGTCCGGCGTTGGGGGACGTTCGAGGGCGCGCGCTAAGGTCGGGACATGAGCGACGCGGAGACGCTGTTCGAGCGCATCATCGCCAGGGAGATTCCTGCCGACATCGTGTACGAAACGGACGACACTCTCGCCTTCCGGGACATCAACCCGCAGGCGAAGACCCATGTGCTGGTCGTGCCCAAGAAGCGTTACCGCAATGTCGCCGAACTGGCGGCCGCCGACCCGCGCCTGCTGGCCGAGGTCGTCACGACCGCGGCGAAGGTCGCCGAGCTCGAAGGGCTCACCCGCGACGGTTACCGTGTGGTGTTCAATACGGACGAACACGCAGGTCAGACCGTGTTTCACGTGCACGCGCACGTGTTGGGAGGGGAACAGCTCGGCTTCTTCGGGCGTTATAGCGGACAAGGCGGGTAATCCACCTGCCCTGCCGGGACGATGCGGCTAGCATCAAGCTGACAGAAACCCGTCGACAACTGGCACACAGAGTGCAGAAAGCAGGCCAGAGGCCACGTGGCCGGAACCGCTCCGCAGCAATCGACACAAGCCGCAGCACAGGAAACGCGGGAGGCTCCCTCCGGCGAGGCGGCGCAGTCCAAGTTCCCGATACCGGACGCCGCAGCCCTGGTCCTGCTCGGCTCACGTGACCAGAACCTGAAGGTCGTCGAGGATCTACTCGACGCCGACGTGCATGTCAGAGGCAACGAGGTCACCCTCACCGGCGCACCGGCGGACGTCGCTTTCGCCGAACGCGTTTTCGAGGAACTGGTGACGCTCGCGAGCCGGGGTCAGCAGATGGGGCCCGACACCGTGCGGCGCACGGTGGGCATGCTGTCCGCCGGCGGTTCCGAGTCGCCCGCCGAAGTGCTCAGCATGGACATCCTGTCCCGCCGTGGCCGCACGATCCGGCCGAAGACGCTCAACCAGAAGCGTTACGTCGACGCCATCGACAACCACACCGTGGTCTTCGGTATCGGCCCCGCCGGTACCGGCAAGACCTATCTCGCCATGGCGAAGGCCGTGCAGGCGTTGCAGGCCAAGCAGGTCACGCGCATCATCCTGACCCGGCCCGCCGTCGAGGCCGGTGAACGGCTCGGATACCTGCCGGGCACGCTGTACGAGAAGATCGACCCTTACCTGCGCCCGCTGTACGACGCGTTGCACGACATGGTCGACCCCGAGTCGATTCCCCGGCTCATGCAGGCAGGCACGATCGAGATCGCGCCGTTGGCCTACATGCGTGGGCGAACCCTCAACGACGCGTTCATCATCCTCGACGAGGCGCAGAACACCACGCCGGAACAGATGAAGATGTTCCTGACGCGGCTGGGATTCGGCTCCAAGGTGGTGGTCACCGGCGACATCACGCAGGTCGACCTTCCCAGCGGACAGCGAAGCGGGCTGCGCGTCGTGCGGGATATTCTCGAAGGCGTCGACGACCTGCATTTCGCGACGCTCACCAGTCAGGACGTCGTCCGGCACAGGCTGGTCGGCGACATCGTCGACGCCTACGAGAAGTGGCAGGCACACCAGGAGGCGAACGGCGCCTCCGGCAACGGAAGGGCAGTCGGGGGACGCTCGTGAGCATCGAGATCGTCAACGAATCGGGCGCGAAGGTCGACGAACCCTCGATCGTGTCGGCGGCGCGGTTCGCGCTCGACCGCATGGAAGTGAGCCCGCTGGCCGAGCTGTCCGTGATGCTGGTGACGCTGGACGTGATGGAAGACCTGCACGTGCGGTGGATGGACCTGCCTGGGCCAACCGACGTGATGGCTTTTCCGATGGACGAGCTGGAATCCACCCGCCGCCCCGACGCCGCGGAGTCGTCGCCCGCGCTGCTCGGCGACATCGTGCTGTGCCCGGCCTTCGCCAAGGACCAGGCGCGCACGGCGGGGCACGGGCTCATGGACGAGTTGCACCTGCTGACCGTCCACGGCGTACTGCACCTGCTCGGTTACGACCACGCCGAACCGGCTGAGGAACGCGAGATGTTCGGTTTGCAGCAGCGCATCCTCGACGAGTTCCGGGCGGCAACGGCAGCTGCTCAGCGCCGGGATGTCCAGCGCAGCAACGACGATCGCCTCCTCGGCGCCGCCGGGCTCGACGGAGGGCAGGGTCCGGAGCCGACGTGACCAGTTCAGCGGTACTACTCGTCATCGCCGCTGTGCTGATCCTCTTCGGCGGTGTCTTCGCCGCCGCGGACGCGGCCGTCAGCACGGTGTCACAGGCACGGGCCGAGGGGCTCGTACGTTCGGGGAGAGCCGGAGCTCGCCAGCTGGTCGCGGTGCTCGGCGAGCGCAGCAGGCACATCAACCTGTTGCTGTTGCTGCGGATGAGCTGCGAGCTGACCGCGACCGTGCTCGTGACCGTCGTGAGCGTGCGCTGGTTCGACCCGGTGTGGCTCGCGGTCGTCGTCGCGGGGCTGATCATGGTGCTCGTCAGCTACGTGCTGGTCGGTGTCGGCCCCCGCACGCTCGGTCGCCAGCACCCCTACGGCATCGGGCTGCTCGTCGCGGGCCCCGTGCGCGTGCTGGGCACGGTGCTCGGCCCGCTCAGCAAGCTGCTCATCATCCTCGGCAACGCCATCACCCCCGGCCGGGGTTTCCGCGAGGGCCCGTTCACCACCGAGACCGAACTGCGTGAGCTGGTCGATCTCGCCGGAGAGCGCGGTGTCGTCGGCACCGACGAGCGCGAGATGATCCACTCGGTGTTCGAACTGGGCGACACCGTCGCCCGCGAGGTCATGGTGCCCCGCACCGAGATCGTCTGGATCGAGAAGGGCAAGACGGTACGCCAGGCGCTCGCGTTGTCGATCCGTACCGGATTCACGCGGCTGCCCGTCATCGGCGAGTCCGTCGACGACATCGTCGGCGTCGTCAACCTCAAGGACCTGGTCAACGCCTCGATGGCCGACGGCGGCGCGAACCGCGAGGTGAGCGAACTGATGACGCAGGCGAGCTTCGTTCCCGACTCGAAGCGGCTCGACGGCCTGCTCAAGGAAATGCAGGTCTCGCGCTATCACATGGCCATCGCCGTCGACGAGTACGGCGGAACGGCTGGTGTGCTGACCATCGAGGACATCCTGGAGGAGATCGTCGGTGAGATCACCGACGAGTCGGACACCGGGGAACGGCCTCCCGTCGAACACCTCGGCGACCACGTGGTGCGGGTGTCGGCCAGGCTCGGCATCGACGATCTCGGCGAACTGTTCGGTCTCGACCT comes from the Prauserella marina genome and includes:
- the dnaJ gene encoding molecular chaperone DnaJ → MARDYYGILGVAKNATDQEIKRAYRKLARELHPDINPSEDAQHKFGEVTTAYEVLTDPQKRKIVDLGGDPLDNGAGRAGGDPFAGFGGLGDIMDAFFGAAAGGGRGRGPRSRVQPGSDALIRLSLSLEECATGVDKSITVDTAILCDRCRGGGTADGGTVKTCDTCNGQGEVQSVQRSFLGQVVTARPCPVCRGYGEVITDPCQQCGGDGRVRARRDVTAKIPPGVGDGMRIRLSGQGEVGPGGGPAGDLYVEIEEQPHEVFSRQGNDLHCHLRIPMTSAALGAVVPLETLVDGEQELDIDPGTQPATELVLTGKGMPRLRSSGRVDGRGDLHVHLDVVVPTKLDDEQAGLLRDLAQLRGEEAPTLASNGGKHGGLFSKLRAKSR
- a CDS encoding 16S rRNA (uracil(1498)-N(3))-methyltransferase, whose amino-acid sequence is MTDSTPAVFLVDALPEGERAELEGTEARHAVTVRRARPGEVITLTDGEGHSADCVIEAVHPGKQPRLGLTVGKRRYEPEPALRVTIVQALAKGDRGELAVELATEAGADDIVPWRAARSVARWDEGARGAKALAKWRDTAKAAAKQARRARFPSVSEPATTAHIAERVAEADLALVLDAAGTPITSLDLPARGRILLIVGPEGGITREEHDALAEAGATSVRLGLTVLRTSTAATVALGALGALTARWQ
- a CDS encoding histidine triad nucleotide-binding protein, yielding MSDAETLFERIIAREIPADIVYETDDTLAFRDINPQAKTHVLVVPKKRYRNVAELAAADPRLLAEVVTTAAKVAELEGLTRDGYRVVFNTDEHAGQTVFHVHAHVLGGEQLGFFGRYSGQGG
- a CDS encoding PhoH family protein — its product is MAGTAPQQSTQAAAQETREAPSGEAAQSKFPIPDAAALVLLGSRDQNLKVVEDLLDADVHVRGNEVTLTGAPADVAFAERVFEELVTLASRGQQMGPDTVRRTVGMLSAGGSESPAEVLSMDILSRRGRTIRPKTLNQKRYVDAIDNHTVVFGIGPAGTGKTYLAMAKAVQALQAKQVTRIILTRPAVEAGERLGYLPGTLYEKIDPYLRPLYDALHDMVDPESIPRLMQAGTIEIAPLAYMRGRTLNDAFIILDEAQNTTPEQMKMFLTRLGFGSKVVVTGDITQVDLPSGQRSGLRVVRDILEGVDDLHFATLTSQDVVRHRLVGDIVDAYEKWQAHQEANGASGNGRAVGGRS
- the ybeY gene encoding rRNA maturation RNase YbeY, with the translated sequence MSIEIVNESGAKVDEPSIVSAARFALDRMEVSPLAELSVMLVTLDVMEDLHVRWMDLPGPTDVMAFPMDELESTRRPDAAESSPALLGDIVLCPAFAKDQARTAGHGLMDELHLLTVHGVLHLLGYDHAEPAEEREMFGLQQRILDEFRAATAAAQRRDVQRSNDDRLLGAAGLDGGQGPEPT
- a CDS encoding hemolysin family protein, translated to MTSSAVLLVIAAVLILFGGVFAAADAAVSTVSQARAEGLVRSGRAGARQLVAVLGERSRHINLLLLLRMSCELTATVLVTVVSVRWFDPVWLAVVVAGLIMVLVSYVLVGVGPRTLGRQHPYGIGLLVAGPVRVLGTVLGPLSKLLIILGNAITPGRGFREGPFTTETELRELVDLAGERGVVGTDEREMIHSVFELGDTVAREVMVPRTEIVWIEKGKTVRQALALSIRTGFTRLPVIGESVDDIVGVVNLKDLVNASMADGGANREVSELMTQASFVPDSKRLDGLLKEMQVSRYHMAIAVDEYGGTAGVLTIEDILEEIVGEITDESDTGERPPVEHLGDHVVRVSARLGIDDLGELFGLDLAGHDVETVGGLLAERLGRVPLPGAEGEVDGLRLRAEGGKDRRGRMRITTVVVCPASEELALVLPGNDRQNGSEERDKDRSVEHA